The Osmerus eperlanus chromosome 7, fOsmEpe2.1, whole genome shotgun sequence genome includes a region encoding these proteins:
- the xrcc1 gene encoding DNA repair protein XRCC1 isoform X2 yields the protein MPEIKLKHVVSCSSEDNTHKAENLLSSDTYRKWKAAKAGETQTSVILQLEKEEQLHSIDIGNEGSAFIEVLVGRSTSVKDQDFEVLLVTSSFMSPSESKNGTNTNRVRFFGPNQLQKTAAQENWDRVKIVCSQPYNKSIAYGVAFIKFHSPPDKGEAATKTPPKLTKLGQFRVKDEPSSAGPSLQPGSLFFNRENASKTSPTLKVSPQNVKLSYASAALQSGGGSGSPLLSAQPLSSPSPTQAPVKRKFEFSKERQSAPAISLSKKASPLNSPEESPASLKPKARPSTASSHRPSTAKEETPDKKRDNLKPETKPKPAKDKAQDLKQVPFNRIMEGVVFVLSGFQNPFRAELRDKALAMGAKYRPDWTADASHLICAFANTPKYSQVKSAGGMIVQKEWVLDCHKKKQKIPYKRYLMDGSESSSEDEVEEDEEKEKEKERKTPQKQERQVTPKKPQIKDEDMFGSSTDADEPDMDESGMDTEDELKRVESVRRQKKVEERKKGEERKKGEERKKGEERKKDVKDEDLYGGSTDENTDAEAEENKPIPELPDFLTGKRFFLYGTFPNNVRRLLLRYIIAFNGAVEDYMSDKVQFVVTSSGWHNSFEDALMENGNLSFVKPAWIFSINDRQKLLPYQPFTVVP from the exons ATGCCCGAGATCAAACTTAAGCACGTTGTGTCTTGCAGCAGTGAAGACAAC acacacaaagcTGAGAACCTGCTGAGCTCTGACACCTACAGGAAATGGAAAGCAGCAAAGGCTGGGGAGACGCAGACTTCGGTCATTCTACAG ttggagaaggaggagcagttGCACAGCATAGACATAGGAAATGAAGGGTCTGCTTTCATTGAAGTGCTGGTGGGACGCTCAACCTCAGTCAAAGACCAGGACTTTGAG GTTCTGCTGGTTACATCCTCCTTTATGTCCCCATCGGAGAGCAAGAACGGCACCAACACCAACAGGGTGCGTTTTTTTGGACCCAATCAGTTACAGAAGACTGCTGCTCAGGAAAACTGGGATCGTGTGAAGATTGTATGCAGCCAGCCATACAACAAG aGCATTGCGTACGGGGTGGCCTTTATTAAGTTCCATTCACCGCCAGACAAAGGGGAAGCAGCGACCAAAACGCCCCCG AAGTTAACCAAGCTGGGCCAGTTCAGAGTAAAAGATGAGCCCTCCTCGGCAGGCCCCAGTCTCCAGCCTGGCAGCTTATTCTTCAACAGGGAGAACGCATCCAAAACCAGCCCAACACTCAAGG TCTCTCCTCAGAATGTAAAGTTGAGCTATGCATCTGCAGCGCTGCAGTCAGGTGGTGGGTCaggctctcctcttctctcagccCAGCCCTTGTCCAGTCCGTCCCCTACACAG GCACCAGTGAAGAGAAAGTTTGAATTCAGTAAAGAGCGCCAGTCTGCCCCTGCCATTTCTCTCTCTAAGAAAGCCAGTCCCCTGAACTCTCCTGAGGAGAGCCCTGCCTCCCTCAAACCCAAAGCCAGGCCCAGCACAGCTAGCAGCCACAGGCCCAGCACAGCCAAAG AGGAGACCCCTGACAAAAAAAGGGACAACTTGAAACCAGAGACAAAGCCCAAGCCTGCTAAAGACAAGGCCCAGGACTTAAAGCAGGTCCCCTTCAACCGTATCATGGAGGGGGTGGTGTTTGTACTGAGCGGCTTCCAGAATCCTTTCAGAGCGGAGCTGAGGGACAAGGCCCTGGCCATGGGGGCTAAGTATCGACCTGACTGGACAGCAGACGCCTCACACCTCAT CTGTGCCTTTGCCAACACCCCTAAGTACAGCCAAGTGAAGTCAGCAGGGGGCATGATTGTGCAGAAGGAGTGGGTGCTTGACTGCCACAAGAAGAAACAGAAAATCCCTTATAAACG GTATTTGATGGACGGTTCGGAATCCAGCTCAGAGGATGAagtagaggaggatgaagagaaagagaaggaaaaagagagaaag acTCCACAAAAGCAGGAGAGACAAGTCACTCCTAAAAAGCCGCAGATAAAGGATGAAGACATGTTCGGCAGCTCCACAGATGCTGATGAACCAG ACATGGACGAGTCTGGCATGGACACAGAGGATGAGCTAAAGAG GGTGGAGAGTGTGAGGAGGCAGAAaaaagtagaggagaggaagaaaggcgaggagaggaagaaaggcgaggagaggaagaaaggcgaggagaggaagaaagacgtGAAGGATGAAGACTTGTATGGGGGGTCAACAGACGAAAATACCGATGCTGAGGCGGAGGAGAACAAGCCCATCCCAGAGCTGCCTG ACTTCCTGACTGGCAAGAGATTCTTCTTGTATGGCACATTCCCAAACAACGTGAGACGCTTACTACTGCGGTATATCATAGCGTTTAATGG GGCGGTGGAAGACTACATGAGTGACAAGGTCCAGTTTGTGGTCACCAGCTCAGGATGGCACAACTCCTTTGAAGAT GCGCTGATGGAAAATGGAAATCTGAGTTTTGTCAAGCCTGCTTGGATATTTTCCATCAATGATCGTCAGAAGTTGTTGCCCTATCAGCCCTTTACTGTTGTCCCATGA
- the xrcc1 gene encoding DNA repair protein XRCC1 isoform X3 encodes MPEIKLKHVVSCSSEDNTHKAENLLSSDTYRKWKAAKAGETQTSVILQLEKEEQLHSIDIGNEGSAFIEVLVGRSTSVKDQDFEVLLVTSSFMSPSESKNGTNTNRVRFFGPNQLQKTAAQENWDRVKIVCSQPYNKSIAYGVAFIKFHSPPDKGEAATKTPPKLTKLGQFRVKDEPSSAGPSLQPGSLFFNRENASKTSPTLKVSPQNVKLSYASAALQSGGGSGSPLLSAQPLSSPSPTQAPVKRKFEFSKERQSAPAISLSKKASPLNSPEESPASLKPKARPSTASSHRPSTAKEETPDKKRDNLKPETKPKPAKDKAQDLKQVPFNRIMEGVVFVLSGFQNPFRAELRDKALAMGAKYRPDWTADASHLICAFANTPKYSQVKSAGGMIVQKEWVLDCHKKKQKIPYKRYLMDGSESSSEDEVEEDEEKEKEKERKTPQKQERQVTPKKPQIKDEDMFGSSTDADEPEDMDESGMDTEDELKRQKKVEERKKGEERKKGEERKKGEERKKDVKDEDLYGGSTDENTDAEAEENKPIPELPDFLTGKRFFLYGTFPNNVRRLLLRYIIAFNGAVEDYMSDKVQFVVTSSGWHNSFEDALMENGNLSFVKPAWIFSINDRQKLLPYQPFTVVP; translated from the exons ATGCCCGAGATCAAACTTAAGCACGTTGTGTCTTGCAGCAGTGAAGACAAC acacacaaagcTGAGAACCTGCTGAGCTCTGACACCTACAGGAAATGGAAAGCAGCAAAGGCTGGGGAGACGCAGACTTCGGTCATTCTACAG ttggagaaggaggagcagttGCACAGCATAGACATAGGAAATGAAGGGTCTGCTTTCATTGAAGTGCTGGTGGGACGCTCAACCTCAGTCAAAGACCAGGACTTTGAG GTTCTGCTGGTTACATCCTCCTTTATGTCCCCATCGGAGAGCAAGAACGGCACCAACACCAACAGGGTGCGTTTTTTTGGACCCAATCAGTTACAGAAGACTGCTGCTCAGGAAAACTGGGATCGTGTGAAGATTGTATGCAGCCAGCCATACAACAAG aGCATTGCGTACGGGGTGGCCTTTATTAAGTTCCATTCACCGCCAGACAAAGGGGAAGCAGCGACCAAAACGCCCCCG AAGTTAACCAAGCTGGGCCAGTTCAGAGTAAAAGATGAGCCCTCCTCGGCAGGCCCCAGTCTCCAGCCTGGCAGCTTATTCTTCAACAGGGAGAACGCATCCAAAACCAGCCCAACACTCAAGG TCTCTCCTCAGAATGTAAAGTTGAGCTATGCATCTGCAGCGCTGCAGTCAGGTGGTGGGTCaggctctcctcttctctcagccCAGCCCTTGTCCAGTCCGTCCCCTACACAG GCACCAGTGAAGAGAAAGTTTGAATTCAGTAAAGAGCGCCAGTCTGCCCCTGCCATTTCTCTCTCTAAGAAAGCCAGTCCCCTGAACTCTCCTGAGGAGAGCCCTGCCTCCCTCAAACCCAAAGCCAGGCCCAGCACAGCTAGCAGCCACAGGCCCAGCACAGCCAAAG AGGAGACCCCTGACAAAAAAAGGGACAACTTGAAACCAGAGACAAAGCCCAAGCCTGCTAAAGACAAGGCCCAGGACTTAAAGCAGGTCCCCTTCAACCGTATCATGGAGGGGGTGGTGTTTGTACTGAGCGGCTTCCAGAATCCTTTCAGAGCGGAGCTGAGGGACAAGGCCCTGGCCATGGGGGCTAAGTATCGACCTGACTGGACAGCAGACGCCTCACACCTCAT CTGTGCCTTTGCCAACACCCCTAAGTACAGCCAAGTGAAGTCAGCAGGGGGCATGATTGTGCAGAAGGAGTGGGTGCTTGACTGCCACAAGAAGAAACAGAAAATCCCTTATAAACG GTATTTGATGGACGGTTCGGAATCCAGCTCAGAGGATGAagtagaggaggatgaagagaaagagaaggaaaaagagagaaag acTCCACAAAAGCAGGAGAGACAAGTCACTCCTAAAAAGCCGCAGATAAAGGATGAAGACATGTTCGGCAGCTCCACAGATGCTGATGAACCAG AAGACATGGACGAGTCTGGCATGGACACAGAGGATGAGCTAAAGAG GCAGAAaaaagtagaggagaggaagaaaggcgaggagaggaagaaaggcgaggagaggaagaaaggcgaggagaggaagaaagacgtGAAGGATGAAGACTTGTATGGGGGGTCAACAGACGAAAATACCGATGCTGAGGCGGAGGAGAACAAGCCCATCCCAGAGCTGCCTG ACTTCCTGACTGGCAAGAGATTCTTCTTGTATGGCACATTCCCAAACAACGTGAGACGCTTACTACTGCGGTATATCATAGCGTTTAATGG GGCGGTGGAAGACTACATGAGTGACAAGGTCCAGTTTGTGGTCACCAGCTCAGGATGGCACAACTCCTTTGAAGAT GCGCTGATGGAAAATGGAAATCTGAGTTTTGTCAAGCCTGCTTGGATATTTTCCATCAATGATCGTCAGAAGTTGTTGCCCTATCAGCCCTTTACTGTTGTCCCATGA
- the xrcc1 gene encoding DNA repair protein XRCC1 isoform X1 codes for MPEIKLKHVVSCSSEDNTHKAENLLSSDTYRKWKAAKAGETQTSVILQLEKEEQLHSIDIGNEGSAFIEVLVGRSTSVKDQDFEVLLVTSSFMSPSESKNGTNTNRVRFFGPNQLQKTAAQENWDRVKIVCSQPYNKSIAYGVAFIKFHSPPDKGEAATKTPPKLTKLGQFRVKDEPSSAGPSLQPGSLFFNRENASKTSPTLKVSPQNVKLSYASAALQSGGGSGSPLLSAQPLSSPSPTQAPVKRKFEFSKERQSAPAISLSKKASPLNSPEESPASLKPKARPSTASSHRPSTAKEETPDKKRDNLKPETKPKPAKDKAQDLKQVPFNRIMEGVVFVLSGFQNPFRAELRDKALAMGAKYRPDWTADASHLICAFANTPKYSQVKSAGGMIVQKEWVLDCHKKKQKIPYKRYLMDGSESSSEDEVEEDEEKEKEKERKTPQKQERQVTPKKPQIKDEDMFGSSTDADEPEDMDESGMDTEDELKRVESVRRQKKVEERKKGEERKKGEERKKGEERKKDVKDEDLYGGSTDENTDAEAEENKPIPELPDFLTGKRFFLYGTFPNNVRRLLLRYIIAFNGAVEDYMSDKVQFVVTSSGWHNSFEDALMENGNLSFVKPAWIFSINDRQKLLPYQPFTVVP; via the exons ATGCCCGAGATCAAACTTAAGCACGTTGTGTCTTGCAGCAGTGAAGACAAC acacacaaagcTGAGAACCTGCTGAGCTCTGACACCTACAGGAAATGGAAAGCAGCAAAGGCTGGGGAGACGCAGACTTCGGTCATTCTACAG ttggagaaggaggagcagttGCACAGCATAGACATAGGAAATGAAGGGTCTGCTTTCATTGAAGTGCTGGTGGGACGCTCAACCTCAGTCAAAGACCAGGACTTTGAG GTTCTGCTGGTTACATCCTCCTTTATGTCCCCATCGGAGAGCAAGAACGGCACCAACACCAACAGGGTGCGTTTTTTTGGACCCAATCAGTTACAGAAGACTGCTGCTCAGGAAAACTGGGATCGTGTGAAGATTGTATGCAGCCAGCCATACAACAAG aGCATTGCGTACGGGGTGGCCTTTATTAAGTTCCATTCACCGCCAGACAAAGGGGAAGCAGCGACCAAAACGCCCCCG AAGTTAACCAAGCTGGGCCAGTTCAGAGTAAAAGATGAGCCCTCCTCGGCAGGCCCCAGTCTCCAGCCTGGCAGCTTATTCTTCAACAGGGAGAACGCATCCAAAACCAGCCCAACACTCAAGG TCTCTCCTCAGAATGTAAAGTTGAGCTATGCATCTGCAGCGCTGCAGTCAGGTGGTGGGTCaggctctcctcttctctcagccCAGCCCTTGTCCAGTCCGTCCCCTACACAG GCACCAGTGAAGAGAAAGTTTGAATTCAGTAAAGAGCGCCAGTCTGCCCCTGCCATTTCTCTCTCTAAGAAAGCCAGTCCCCTGAACTCTCCTGAGGAGAGCCCTGCCTCCCTCAAACCCAAAGCCAGGCCCAGCACAGCTAGCAGCCACAGGCCCAGCACAGCCAAAG AGGAGACCCCTGACAAAAAAAGGGACAACTTGAAACCAGAGACAAAGCCCAAGCCTGCTAAAGACAAGGCCCAGGACTTAAAGCAGGTCCCCTTCAACCGTATCATGGAGGGGGTGGTGTTTGTACTGAGCGGCTTCCAGAATCCTTTCAGAGCGGAGCTGAGGGACAAGGCCCTGGCCATGGGGGCTAAGTATCGACCTGACTGGACAGCAGACGCCTCACACCTCAT CTGTGCCTTTGCCAACACCCCTAAGTACAGCCAAGTGAAGTCAGCAGGGGGCATGATTGTGCAGAAGGAGTGGGTGCTTGACTGCCACAAGAAGAAACAGAAAATCCCTTATAAACG GTATTTGATGGACGGTTCGGAATCCAGCTCAGAGGATGAagtagaggaggatgaagagaaagagaaggaaaaagagagaaag acTCCACAAAAGCAGGAGAGACAAGTCACTCCTAAAAAGCCGCAGATAAAGGATGAAGACATGTTCGGCAGCTCCACAGATGCTGATGAACCAG AAGACATGGACGAGTCTGGCATGGACACAGAGGATGAGCTAAAGAG GGTGGAGAGTGTGAGGAGGCAGAAaaaagtagaggagaggaagaaaggcgaggagaggaagaaaggcgaggagaggaagaaaggcgaggagaggaagaaagacgtGAAGGATGAAGACTTGTATGGGGGGTCAACAGACGAAAATACCGATGCTGAGGCGGAGGAGAACAAGCCCATCCCAGAGCTGCCTG ACTTCCTGACTGGCAAGAGATTCTTCTTGTATGGCACATTCCCAAACAACGTGAGACGCTTACTACTGCGGTATATCATAGCGTTTAATGG GGCGGTGGAAGACTACATGAGTGACAAGGTCCAGTTTGTGGTCACCAGCTCAGGATGGCACAACTCCTTTGAAGAT GCGCTGATGGAAAATGGAAATCTGAGTTTTGTCAAGCCTGCTTGGATATTTTCCATCAATGATCGTCAGAAGTTGTTGCCCTATCAGCCCTTTACTGTTGTCCCATGA
- the LOC134023843 gene encoding B-cell receptor CD22-like, producing MKVDHLNATSNVVLAFKPICSTLTHKYDCSCETSDSFHTARCSVPRVGCLPTSKCGGFEWILYTPAKPSLTPARVEVLEGTPVSLSCSAAAPCPSLPPTLTWTPRLGDTQENLQENQDNLMTSILTFTASYLHNGQKVSCTALYKRQDGNRDLSTEISLFVTVLYSPMNTSVSVSPSTSILEGSFVTLTCNSDANPAVKSFNWYRADGNLGISVGSRKKLTTQVSEENRHFYCETRNEHGAENSSVIELDVQYPPKNISVSISPSDSEIEGSSVILTCISDANPEVKNYTWYRVNGDENIIQFGQSFIIDRVDSSHSGEYNCEALNEHGLKKSSSVKLDIEYPPRNTSVSVSPSGSVVEGSSVTLTCSSDANPAVQNFTWYRVNGWKKNIMEFGPDLTFNVTKLSSEQFYCEALNDHGVEYSEAISVDVTFAPEILPSSRCIRTTQHIRCYCESQGNPLPIMEWQLDGESANQSNELAIKEKTLGFAKLRSSLTVRQSLEYTPTLVCLSNNSIGFDNLALNVSSVATQIWTDFHTFSILIGAAAGSLAMMILCVFIHLSHCKRHCQKLPQQRPEDTAVTNKILTQEEDVVHENQPILAGLLGEDRDGEGDLHHADVDTKFQSRVGVVSFKTSEYTAISQRSRAGSRVEEKGEIEAALNQGTKGAGPVPAEYEVQQLQGGTVSQHTDAQQGHSKQDSPPKTGVDYLSQLTTEQQSCDGEVMNGSSSDHS from the exons ATGAAAGTGGACCATTTAAATGCCACATCAAATGTTGTCTTGG cCTTCAAGCCCATCTGCTCCACTCTGACCCATAAATATGACTGCAGCTGTGAGACTTCTGATAGTTTTCATACTGCAAG GTGTTCTGTGCCAAGAGTGGGCTGTCTTCCTACCTCAAAGTGTGGAGGCTTtgagtggatcctgt ACACTCCCGCCAAACCCTCTCTAACTCCAGCAAGAGTGGAGGTGCTGGAAGGCACTCCAGTGAGTTTGAGTTGCTCTGCTgcagccccctgcccctctctacccccaacTCTGACATGGACCCCCAGGTTAGGTGACACTCAAGAGAACCTGCAGGAAAACCAAGATAATCTCATGACTTCCATCCTCACCTTCACTGCTTCGTACCTTCACAATGGACAGAAAGTCTCTTGCACAGCACTTTACAAGAGACAAGATGGCAACAGGGACTTATCAACGGAAATAAGTTTGTTTGTCACTGTTCTTT ATTCTCCCATGAACACCTCCGTGTCTGTCAGTCCCTCCACTTCAATATTAGAGGGCAGTTTTGTGACTCTGACCTGCAACAGTGATGCCAATCCAGCTGTGAAATCCTTCAACTGGTATAGAGCGGACGGGAACCTGGGGATTTCTGTGGGATCTAGAAAGAAGTTAACTACCCAAGTCTCAGAGGAAAACAGACATTTCTACTGTGAAACCAGAAATGAACATGGGGCAGAGAACTCGTCTGTTATTGAATTGGATGTCCAGT ATCCTCCAAAGAACATCTCAGTTTCCATCAGCCCCTCGGATTCAGAGATAGAGGGCAGCTCTGTGATTCTGACCTGCATCAGTGATGCTAACCCAGAAGTGAAGAACTACACCTGGTACAGAGTCAATGGGGATGAGAACATAATACAATTTGGACAGAGCTTCATCATTGACAGGGTGGATTCAAGCCACAGTGGAGAGTATAACTGTGAGGCACTGAATGAACATGGGCTGAAAAAATCATCAAGCGTTAAACTGGACATCGAAT ATCCCCCCAGGAACACCTCAGTGTCTGTCAGTCCTTCTGGCTCAGTGGTAGAAGGCAGCTCTGTGACGCTGACCTGTAGCAGTGATGCTAACCCAGCTGTGCAGAACTTCACCTGGTACAGAGTCAATGGTTGGAAGAAAAATATAATGGAATTTGGACCAGATTTGACCTTTAATGTGACCAAACTGTCCAGTGAGCAGTTCTATTGTGAGGCTCTGAATGACCATGGAGTTGAATACTCAGAAGCTATCAGTGTAGATGTAACGT TTGCTCCAGAGATCCTACCGTCTTCCCGCTGCATTAGAACCACTCAACATATTAGATGTTATTGCGAAAGTCAAGGGAACCCTTTGCCTATAATGGAATGGCAGTTAGACGGAGAGTCTGCCAATCAATCGAATGAATTGGCTATCAAGGAAAAGACCCTGGGATTTGCCAAGCTGCGTAGCTCCCTCACTGTAAGGCAGTCATTAGAGTATACACCAACACTGGTCTGCCTCAGTAACAACTCAATAGGATTTGATAACCTGGCTTTGAATGTCTCATCGGTGGCAACCCAGATATGGACAG ATTTCCACACATTTTCTATCTTGATTGGAGCAGCGGCGGGATCTTTGGCGATGATGATCCTTTGTGTTTTCATACATCTCAGCCACTG TAAGAGACACTGCCAGAAGTTACCCCAACAAAGACCAGAAGACACAGCAGTAACCAATAAG ATTCTCACTCAAGAGGAAGATGTGGTCCATGAGAACCAACCCATTCTCGCAGGGCTCCTtggggaggacagggatggTGAGGGTGACCTTCACCACGCCGATGTAGACACCAAATTCCAGTCCAGGGTGGGGGTAGTGTCATTCAAGACATCTGAGTACACAGCCATCAGTCAACGGTCTCGAGCGGGTAGCCGGGTggaggaaaaaggagagatTGAGGCAGCCCTAAACCAGGGGACAAAAGGAGCCGGACCAGTGCCAGCGGAGTATGAAGTTCAACAGCTGCAGGGTGGGACCGTTTCCCAGCATACGGATGCCCAGCAGGGACATTCTAAACAGGACAGTCCTCCAAAGACTGGAGTTGATTATTTGTCACAGCTGACCACAGAGCAGCAGTCGTGTGATGGGGAGGTCATGAATGGGTCAAGTTCAGACCACAGCTAG